The Gammaproteobacteria bacterium genome includes a region encoding these proteins:
- a CDS encoding YceD family protein, with protein sequence MLSHFKRLTGYLLDNSGEVTVEVTFGNEVSGVRYAKGELKAEFSLTCQRCLKPMRLRVENEFCLALIENENEADQLPEHFDPIILDPLVVIHATDLFEDELILCLPLVAKHTGSEFCSEAEETDSESEISENDGVAKRKNPFAVLENFNKAKQKH encoded by the coding sequence TTGCTGTCTCATTTTAAACGTCTTACCGGTTATCTCCTTGATAATTCAGGGGAAGTAACTGTTGAAGTGACCTTTGGCAACGAGGTGTCTGGTGTACGTTACGCCAAAGGCGAACTAAAAGCAGAGTTTTCATTAACCTGCCAACGCTGCCTAAAGCCGATGCGATTGCGCGTTGAAAACGAATTTTGTTTAGCACTCATTGAAAACGAGAATGAAGCGGATCAACTACCAGAGCACTTTGATCCCATTATCCTTGATCCGCTGGTGGTCATTCACGCTACGGATCTGTTTGAGGATGAGTTGATTCTCTGTTTGCCTTTGGTGGCTAAACACACTGGGTCAGAATTTTGTTCTGAAGCAGAAGAGACAGACTCTGAGAGCGAAATCTCAGAGAATGACGGTGTTGCGAAACGAAAAAATCCGTTTGCAGTGCTGGAAAATTTTAACAAAGCGAAACAGAAACATTAA
- the rpmF gene encoding 50S ribosomal protein L32, with protein sequence MAVQKSRKTPSRRGMRRSHDALSSATLSVDQTSGETHLRHHITADGFYKGRKVIDTKAVQESE encoded by the coding sequence ATGGCAGTACAAAAAAGTCGCAAAACCCCTTCTCGTCGTGGCATGCGTCGTTCACACGATGCTCTGAGCAGCGCCACCCTTTCGGTTGATCAGACTTCAGGCGAAACTCACCTGCGTCATCACATCACCGCTGATGGTTTTTACAAAGGCCGTAAAGTCATTGATACCAAAGCTGTACAAGAAAGCGAATAA
- the plsX gene encoding phosphate acyltransferase PlsX encodes MTRSLTISLDAMGGDHGLKVIVPAALDILHRHPKLHLVLVGDEHDIQRQLEKHDYSSDSRLIIQHASQVVAMDESPSKALRKKRDSSMRVAINLVKSGEADACVSAGNTGALMATARYVLKTLPGIDRPAIISTLPAVGGHTHMLDLGANIDSSAEHLYQFAVMGSVLSHSLDNIAKPKVGLLNIGEEEIKGNEQVKQAAKLLANSNLNYIGFVEGNDIFNGRVDVVVCDGFVGNVSLKTCEGVAKMIANAMKEEFNRSWFTRLLGLFSLPVLKSLKKRIDPRRYNGASLLGLQGIVIKSHGGADALAFANAVEIAIEEVANAIPSRIHSHLKTELLEGETV; translated from the coding sequence ATGACGAGGTCGCTTACCATCTCACTGGATGCCATGGGAGGCGATCACGGTCTAAAAGTGATCGTACCTGCTGCACTGGACATCTTACATCGGCACCCCAAACTGCATCTGGTTTTGGTTGGAGATGAACACGACATTCAACGTCAACTTGAAAAACACGATTACAGCTCTGATTCACGCCTCATCATTCAGCACGCCTCACAAGTGGTGGCGATGGATGAATCCCCCTCTAAAGCACTGCGTAAAAAACGCGACTCCTCCATGCGCGTGGCGATTAATTTGGTCAAAAGCGGTGAAGCAGATGCCTGTGTCAGTGCAGGCAATACCGGTGCGCTGATGGCCACAGCGCGTTACGTGCTCAAAACCTTGCCAGGCATTGATCGCCCCGCCATCATCTCCACTCTGCCTGCCGTTGGCGGCCATACCCACATGCTCGATCTGGGTGCCAACATCGACAGCAGCGCCGAACACCTGTATCAATTTGCCGTTATGGGATCGGTTCTAAGTCACTCTTTGGACAACATTGCCAAACCGAAAGTCGGTTTGTTAAACATTGGCGAAGAGGAGATCAAAGGCAATGAACAGGTCAAACAAGCGGCTAAATTACTCGCCAACAGCAATCTAAACTACATCGGTTTTGTGGAAGGCAACGACATCTTTAATGGCCGTGTAGATGTGGTGGTCTGTGATGGTTTTGTTGGCAACGTCTCGCTGAAAACCTGCGAAGGAGTAGCCAAAATGATTGCCAACGCCATGAAAGAGGAGTTCAATCGTTCATGGTTTACACGACTTTTGGGGCTGTTTTCACTGCCGGTGCTTAAATCACTAAAAAAGCGCATTGACCCTCGACGTTACAACGGTGCCAGTCTGCTTGGTTTGCAGGGAATTGTGATCAAAAGTCACGGTGGAGCCGATGCCTTGGCCTTTGCCAATGCGGTTGAAATTGCCATTGAAGAGGTGGCCAACGCCATCCCCAGTCGCATTCATTCTCATCTTAAAACAGAGCTCCTAGAAGGAGAAACGGTGTGA
- a CDS encoding beta-ketoacyl-ACP synthase III, with the protein MTYSRISGTGSYLPETILSNADIAKMVDTSDEWIQERTGIKERHIAAKEETTCDLAEHACRRAMEAAGKSKGDIDLIIVATTTPDQVFPSTACLLQSRLDIHGCAAFDVQAVCTGFIYALSVADQFIQSGSATCALVIGAETFSRIVDWSDRNTCILFGDGAGAVVLEASEEPGVLSTHLHADGDYASLLQLPQGVSRYQELLDATAYVEMKGNEVFKIAVNTLGHIAEETLAANNLEKSDIDWLVPHQANIRIIKATARKLKMSMDKVVVTVGEHGNTSAASVPLALDTAVRDGRIKRGETLLLEAFGGGFTWGSALVKY; encoded by the coding sequence GTGACATATTCACGCATTAGTGGTACTGGTAGCTACCTGCCCGAAACCATTTTAAGCAACGCCGACATCGCCAAAATGGTCGATACCAGTGACGAATGGATTCAAGAACGCACAGGAATTAAAGAACGCCACATCGCGGCCAAAGAAGAGACCACCTGTGATTTGGCCGAACACGCCTGTCGCCGTGCTATGGAAGCCGCCGGTAAAAGCAAAGGCGACATTGATCTAATTATCGTCGCCACCACCACTCCCGATCAAGTCTTTCCCAGCACCGCCTGCCTGCTGCAAAGCCGTCTGGACATTCACGGCTGTGCGGCGTTTGATGTGCAAGCGGTTTGTACCGGCTTCATCTACGCGCTCAGTGTGGCCGATCAATTCATTCAATCCGGCAGTGCCACCTGTGCGCTGGTTATCGGCGCAGAGACCTTTTCTCGGATCGTCGATTGGAGTGATCGCAACACCTGTATTTTGTTCGGTGACGGTGCTGGGGCGGTGGTGCTGGAAGCCAGCGAAGAACCAGGTGTGCTCTCCACTCACCTGCATGCCGATGGCGATTACGCCAGCCTGTTGCAACTGCCTCAAGGGGTCTCTCGTTATCAAGAGCTTCTAGACGCTACTGCCTACGTGGAGATGAAAGGCAATGAGGTGTTTAAAATCGCCGTCAACACCTTAGGCCACATCGCTGAAGAGACACTGGCAGCCAATAATTTGGAAAAAAGCGACATTGATTGGCTGGTGCCACACCAAGCCAACATCCGCATTATCAAAGCGACGGCGCGTAAATTAAAAATGTCGATGGACAAAGTGGTGGTGACTGTTGGCGAGCATGGCAATACTTCCGCGGCTTCCGTGCCGTTGGCCTTAGACACAGCGGTACGTGACGGTCGCATTAAACGAGGAGAAACGCTCTTACTGGAAGCCTTTGGCGGTGGATTTACTTGGGGATCCGCCTTGGTTAAATATTAA